Part of the Nicotiana sylvestris chromosome 5, ASM39365v2, whole genome shotgun sequence genome is shown below.
ATAGATGGCGCTTAAGCGACCGACCTACACCCGACCGTCAGGGCAAGTGCCAATGCCCCGATGAGTAGAAGGGTGTGACGGTCACTTTAAAACCTTGGATATGAGCCTAGGCAAAGTGGTATCGGTGCAAATCTTGTTGGTAGTAGCAAAAACTACACcttcctgtgtgacaagaaagtgccatcGATACTCAAAGACAAGATTTATAGAGCGATGGTTAGACCGACCATTGTGTATGAGGTTGAGTGTTTGCCAGTTAAGAACTCACAATGGGGCTGAGTGTTTgccagttaagaactcacatatccagaagatgaaagtagcagaaatgaggatgttgaggtggatgtgtgggcacaccaggatggataagattagaaaagaagatattcgggagaaggaaGGCGTGACTCCTATGGGTGACAAGATGTGTGAAGCGCGGCTCAGATGGTTCAGGCATgtacagaggagaagcccagatgcttcgattaggaggtgtgagcggttggctttggcgggtacgagaagaggtagatggTGGATTAAAAAGTATTGGGGAAAGGTGATGAGGCGGGACATGGCGTGAgttcagattttcgaggacatggcccttgataggacaGTGTGGAGGTCGAACAtcagggttgtaggttaggaggtagttgaacATATTTCTACTCCGTACCAGTGAGAGGCTAGTCTGATAGGATTTTGCCTTAGACTACTAATGGTTAATATTGTGTTTACACTactctttcatttttcatagtgTCAGGCCTTATTTACTGGCTATTGTTATTGCTTTCAACTATTTTCTAGTTCTTACGATGTTGTTATTATCTCTATGGTTTCTGTTAatggtactgatatattgtcGCTTTCCTTCTTCTTAAGTTGCAGGTCTATTAGAAGCAACCTTTCTACTCCTTGGGTTAAGAGTAAGGTGTGCATATACACTACTCTACAGATCACACTTGTGGCATAAccctgggttgttgttgttgtttaacaactgagaaaaaaaatactactcattttttatAACTTAAAAGGACCAAAATTGTTCAATGGTGCAAAATTTTACTATTAAAAGTTTTTTGCAATTAACAGCGTGTGATCCTTCAACTCCTATTTAAGTATTATATCAGCTCGCCAAATTGACACACAGCTCAAAACTCCATTTTCTTAGCCAAAAACATCCATGGCAGAAGACAAAATCAAAACCAATGAACCCCAAAAAGGAGTTGAAGGTTCCAATTTACAGTGGGCCCCACAAGCATGGGCCCACTTAGAATTAGTTCGTTCAAAATCACCATTAATTCAATGCATAACAAACTTCGTTTCAATGGATTTCATGGCCAACACTTTATTATCCGCCGGCGCATCGCCGGCAATGGTCCATTCAGTTGATGAAATTCCGGAATTTACACCAAAAGCCCTCGGAGTTTGCATAAATATGGGAACACTCACACCTGACTGGTTACCGGGTATGAAGTTGGCTGCAGAAGTGGCTAACCAGTGTAAGAAGCCGTGGGTGCTTGATCCTGTAGCTGCTGGTGGAACAAGTTTCCGGTTAAAGGCGTGTTTGGAAATGATGAATTTAAAGCCTAGTGTTGTTAGAGGGAATGGGTCTGAGATTCTTGCTCTTTTTAAGGGTTCTGTTGACTCTAATTCCAAGGTAAGATAATATATAGTtactccgtttcaatttatgtggtACCATTCTTAAcaagtttaagaaaaaaggaagatttttaaaatttatggtctaaataaaatgaaaatttgaaagttgAAGTGTTTCTAAATATGGAAAGGTGACAGTATTTTGGGACAAACTAAAAAGGAACTAGTATCGCATAAGTTGGGATggaagcagcaacaacaacaacaacaacccagtataatcccaccaagtggggtctagggaggtaGGATGTATGCAGCCTTCCAGAGTAGAGAGACTTTCCGAATGACCCTCGGCTAAAGAAGGTGAAGGAAGCCTTGATAGCAAGTGATAGCAAGACAAATAGTTAGAAAACTAAATCGGAGATAACAACAAAGAATAGCAAAATAGTACCGATAACAAGTAATAAGTTGGTTCGGAAGAAGTATACAATATTTTGTATCAGCTGTTTTTGCATACTATATACTCTATATCCAATTTATATGATACAGTTGACATGACATGAAGAGATTATctacagttatatatatataaatgtgtcattttttttaaaactaattagTATAAAAAATAgtgtcacataaattgaaactaaTGGAGTATGGAATATCAATATTATCATTGATGGTATGCTTACATTATGTCCAATGGTTACAAGGAGTTCTGTTTAGTTTTGTCTGCTAAGAGATTTGTAGTTAATTGCTAGTAGAAAATGTAGAATACAAAATTATTGAATATTGGAATGAAACGGGTCCAAATGGATAGTACAACAACAACCCTATGGAATCCCACGAGTGGGGTCTGGGAAGAGTAATCcagcctgatcacctctccccaatatttcTTAAGCCGCCCTCTGCCTCATCTCCTACCTGCCAGCGTCAaccgttcacaccttctcactgGGACATCTAGGCTTCTCCATTTCACATGCCCGAACCACCTAAGCCTCGTTTCTCGCATCTTATCCTCTATAGGGCCACACCACTTTCTCCCGAATATCTTTATTCACATTCATTGCAACATACTCATTTCAGCTACGTTCATCTTCTGGATAAGGAGTTCTTGACTGGCTAGCAttctgccccatacaacatagtcggtctaaccaccgcCTTGTAGAACTGACATTTAAGTTTTGGTGGTACATCCTTGTAACTCAGGACCCTAGATGCTAAACTCCATTTCGTTCATCCCGTCCCTATACGATATGTGACATCCTCGCCAATCTCTCTGTTCCCTTGGATAACTGACCCAAGATACTTAAACTTCTTCTCTTGGGGATGGCTTGCGAATCAAGCCTCACGTCCATATGTGCTCCCTCTGTCACGTCGCTGAACTTGCACTAAGTACTCCGTCTTAGTcgtgctcaacttgaaacctttagactctaaggtttgtctccaaacctccaacttTTCAGTGACGCCGCCTCGTATCTCATCAATCAGTACTATATCGTTagcgaataacatacaccatggcaactccccttgaatatgacgcgtcagtgcatccatcaccaaaGCAAATAAAAACGGGCTAAGCACAGATCTTTTGTGTAACCCCATCCTAACCGGAAAATGTTCCGACTCTTAGCTCTATCATACATATCTTTAATCATTCTAATGTATGCTACAGGAACACCTCTAGCCTCCAAGTATCTCCAAAGGACCTCCCTAGGGACCTTGTCGTACGCTTCtgtaggtcaataaacaccatatgcaaatccttcttcatatccctatactgttccaccaacctcaTAACAAGATGGATGGCTTCCGTAGTCGAATGTCCCGATATAAAACCGAACTGGTTCTCGAAAATAGACACAGTCCTCCTAACCCTCGCTTCctccaccctctcccaaactttccaAATGGATAGTAAGGATTCATATCACCGACTCCAAATGGTTTGGGATTGAGACATAGTTGTTGCTGTCATTGAATAATTACCTTCTGTGTTGTCTTGTCTGTTTGATGACAAACAAGCCAAAATCTGTTTGTTTTAACAAAAGGCTGCATTTTTATGCAAGGATTGATAATATTGGGTCTATCAAAAAATTTGGTCTCTCCTTTCGCATGACCTGCATACAATTACCTTGTCTTTATATTACTGATGTAAGAATGGGAGGAAGAGAAGAATCTTCTTCTATGGTTAGTCGGCTTAATGATTTTGTAATAACAATTAATATGGCTAGTTATACACAGGTTAATTTACAGAAAATGAAATCGTTTAATGAAGAGCAAGTGATTCGATGAAATATTCATGTAGTTTGATTTGTATACTTTAGGACAAATTTTGCTACCGTTGTCCATAAACTTAAAAGGGATATACACTTGATTCTGTTGCTATTTGTACATGATTTAGAACCATGTGCTCATTGTTAAACTTTAAAGAAGTTGAATGGGAGATTACTATTTTTTAGTAAGCAAAGATTTGTTTGTGAGAACTGAGAACACGTCGTTACTGTATTTTTTAGTAAGCAAAGACTTGTGCATATAGTTTCTAATCTCTTTCCATTTGATTGATTTTAGGGTGTGGATAGCATATACGGTTCAGGAGATGCTGTTGAAGCAGCAAAATCCCTTGCTCAACAAAGTGGTAGCGTAGTTGCTGTTTCTGGAGCTGTTGATTATATTACGGATGGTGATAGGGTCGTTTGTGTGCATAATGGAGTGCCTATGTTGCAAAAGATTACCGCATCTGGTTGTTCTGTCACTGCCCTCATTGCTGCCTTTCTCGCAGTTGATCCATCCCATGCTATTGAAGCGACAGCTTCTGCATTGGCTATCTTTGGTGTCGCTAGTGAGATAGGGATGGACATTGCTAGAGGTCCAGCTTCACTGCGGACATCATTGATCGATTCATTATATGGACTTGACGAAGCTACTGCACTTGGCCGAGTAAGAATCAGCTGCTTATAATGCTTAGAGGAGCAATGAATGTGTGCATTGCCCATTAGACCAAATGTGGTCTTCTATAGCATCAGGTAATTGTCGAATAGTCAACTCATGTTATTTTACTTGGTAGCTTTTTTACATTCTTTAACACTTAATAAAAGCATGGGTTAGAAAAAGCAGAATGAAGAATTTTTTTCTATTCATGTTGAAACCGGTT
Proteins encoded:
- the LOC104211121 gene encoding hydroxyethylthiazole kinase, with protein sequence MAEDKIKTNEPQKGVEGSNLQWAPQAWAHLELVRSKSPLIQCITNFVSMDFMANTLLSAGASPAMVHSVDEIPEFTPKALGVCINMGTLTPDWLPGMKLAAEVANQCKKPWVLDPVAAGGTSFRLKACLEMMNLKPSVVRGNGSEILALFKGSVDSNSKGVDSIYGSGDAVEAAKSLAQQSGSVVAVSGAVDYITDGDRVVCVHNGVPMLQKITASGCSVTALIAAFLAVDPSHAIEATASALAIFGVASEIGMDIARGPASLRTSLIDSLYGLDEATALGRVRISCL